The genomic DNA attcggtactgaaagattcgagaacgattcacaaacatccaaattccgattattgaaatataccagataaagcggaaataaaacatagTCAGCGTGGTCTTCAGGACGaaatgaggaacagaccgagagtgaatatcatgttcaacctatgccgctagataaataaaaacaaaacaataatacctgactgcatcaataatcgatttataatcgaatctgagcctctgaatcgtaatcgtaatcgaatcttcaggtgcccaaagattcccatctatagtgtttagtgtgtctagcagtggtaaagtgttttttttttctccctggcaactgtctgtgttgagaaagagattgTGTGTATAATATAAACATGACACgagtcacccccccccccccccccccacacacacacacacgcttttaatggaaaataatttaattatttttgttctgatggtcacAATGTAGAGCTgttgctgtgggtttaggctcacctaaaggactgcatttattttattttgaattttttattttattttaactcaGCATTATACTCATGTTCCAATttcctaatatgttttgaaaaataaaatcctgttcaaagggaataaaaatgtttgttttttaaaaaaaccctgatatctcaaagtaacacattttagagcttgcaataccgtgatactttgGCTTacggttatcataccatcagaatctcatactggcacatgcctaggaCCATTACTCATGACCATATACTTGATATGTACAGGCTCCATACtcaggaaaaatacagtagtataCAGTacaaactttttaaattaacagAAGCTTTTCATTTTGTCCCTCATGGCTTCTGTCTTGCTACACAGGCGATAGTGATCCGTATTCATGATCACTAATCAGGCTTTGGATTGGCTTTAACTAGCTGCTTGTTTACATTAGCTCATCTCATTTTCTAATTTCAGACACACCAAGCGTGTCTGGAAATTAAGATGAAAgatccttttgaattcatttgttCAATGGAACGTGTCTGGTAGTGATTCATTTGCATATCGTGAATCTTTATATGTGTGTAAGTGTCTGTGTGAAGAAGTGGGTCACGCTACATTTCGATACTTCACAAGTACACTTAACCCCACATTCTGCTCCAATTCCCTGAATTATACATGTTGGACCATTATAGTCaaagaatacatttttaatcaagtgtGAAAAATTACCAGTTGAAAAGCTGAAGACCTTGGGGTAGCAATTAATTTGCTTAGCAGCTGGAAAAACAAACTACAGAGAGAAATATTGATTATTTTGTCTGATTGATTTGTTTTTGCCCTCGCAGATGATACCAAGATTGCGCTGCATCTCAGAGAAAATCAAGGTATGCGCTACATGTCGTTGCACCTGTTTTTATTGATGCAGGTCAACGGCAGTTTGTTTTTCTTGGAGGATGTGATTGTGGCTGCCGATAACCTTTTTTTTGGCTTGTAGTTAAGAAGAAAACTGAAGTACTAAGGAACCATATTAGAATAGTCAGGAACAATACTTGAATACTCTGGCGCAATAATCTGCGAGTTAGGAACAGTGCTTGAAATAAACTAATGTGGTAGTAagcaaaaaatacagtggtactttgaCATACGAttgcatcgacatacgatcctttcaacatccaatgcaaaatttgacttgtcatttgtctcgacatgtgACGACATGTTGAAATACGATTTAAGATagtgtcgcaatttcattgtttgccGCAAGACGGATGCACAGCAAATTTTCTTGCAAGAGAAATCAACGTGGGTCACAAGAAGGTCAGTGCAggcggtgaaaaaaaaggaaaaagtgaaattaagaaggaaatgatagaaaaatatgagcgtggtgtgcgtgtgagtgaactggctcgatacTATGGCCggtctcctccgacctctgttcacCAGTCTCTATAATTTAAGGTGACAGTAAAAACACTTTTATATTtctaacttattattattattatgtattaatattattattattgtcgtaacatcggcaaggaagtcaccagctttgccagatttatgatcatttattttagaaattgtgcaacacaacatggctactGTCTGCCTTAGCCGACGTCAACatggaaaaaaagttcaaactTCCCACTCTACTGCACACTTCTCTCTCTCGTCGGTCACACGATGCGTTCAGGAATAGCATGCAAAACTCAACCACCACatgagaacccgattcgttacattattattattataattattatattatcatgattctgatttgtattcataatttatttattttgcgatGTGtgatttctatttttaattgtaccagcagtatttattaagaatttagcgtaggtttttgggctgtggaacgaattaatcaaaatattatgtattcttatgtgaaaatcccgcttgacatacgaccatttcgacttacaaaccaagtCCCgggacgaattaaattcgtatgtagaggttccACTGTACTGGGTTAGTCAGCTACAATACACGGGTAGTGGAATAAATTACAGTTGTCTTGTCTGATATTATCGGGGAGTCGTTAATAtcagccgataaaagcattttaaaacaacattgttttttcatcatcagttttgggccaagatgcatgttgccttaaaagtgaatgtagaagccttctgcctttgcccaatggctggtcacagcttagcattgCAGTTATACTTattgatgcttgggatttgttatgtgagcattatcattattCAAGCATCCGGTGGGGCATCATATGACAATTTGCCACAATATTTTAAGTCATATCGGTATGGGATTTTTGGAGATGGACAATATCATGATAtcagttaaaaagtaattaacggACAACGCTAAAATAGATTACAATGATTTTGGAACAATACTCTGGTTAGGTAGCGCCAGCTAATCAGAGGCAATATGCTTTAGTTGTGACCTTCAGAATCCTCACTTTGAGTTTTTCCTGGAATCCCATCGGCCACATTTGAAAAAGGCTCATCTTTAAAACATGGCGGCACAACAGTGCACGGCTTTTATTGGATTCATTTTAGTCCGCCAGCATTTACAGTGTCTTCAGGCCCAAGGCCACCGGAGACTCGCATAAGGCCGAAATTAATCTGTGTAAATTCAAAGAGGACATCTCTGAGGCTTTACAAGCACAAATGTAATGGATGAATCTTGTGTATCTGAGTCTCAGGAAATAGTATGCATTCACAAATTATTCACAGAGCATCACTTTTTCCATGCCAACATGTTGATCTGTAAAAATGAAGAGAGGATACATTTCGCATCATTTCGCATTAGTCTTGGCGGATGTCAAATTCTCTCAAATGGAGGAACCACTATAAATCTACTCGTTTATTAGAAGCAGAGTGCTGCATGTACCTCCAGCAGGTTTAACATGTACAGCTGCTTCAATAGTTAAATCCCATCAGCCTTGGCAGGCCGCTAACAGCCTTCTGCATAGCAGTGGGCTTTTAAATTTCCCACAATGTGAAATGCAATTTAAAAAGCCTGTTGTGCAGGTTTGATTGTTATGCATGCAGGAAATCAATGAAACAGGGAGATGCTGATTGAATGGCGAGATCAGTGGATGTGGCTGCTAATTAAAAGCACAACAGGAGGAGAAAGTGTCAGGGAAAAAAGCGTGGAAACGTTCCATACTGTTCGCTTCCgaaacaattgccttgttttgcGGTGATGTGCGTGCTtacagtgtttttttgggggggatcctCAAGATTCTAAACTACAGATTGTATTGTCCAGATGTTATTTTGTGGAACTTGTCGGTGAATTACGAACCATATATATTAGGGAAAAAAACCTTCATAGTCAAGAAAATACTCCGGTGTTTTGGAATAATACCCAGGTCGGAAGGAACACACAGTTTCTGCTTATTGCTAGGCAGAAATCTTATAGCACATAGAAAGTCACATGTATTCAAGTAATGCTGTTTCAATGAGGATGTTTAAAAATTCGGGACATTGTGAGAGGCTGACAGCAGAATAAATGTATTAGCGTTGCCTTTTTTTCAGTGATCTTTGTCAGCATTCAGAGGACCACcacctcttcttcctcctcctcctgtgtGAACCGTATAGCGTTCACcttgacttgactcgacattAATTCTTGCTTATACGTGCTGAAGCGCTGCAGTTCATGAATAACTAAAGAGAGCCTGTTTGTTTTAAGCCAGACATCCTTTGTGACCTTATAAAAGAAAGTATCCCAAAGAAGACATTTCGGGCATTGCAACTTTTCGATTCACACGTTGGAAATTGCGCTTTTTAAATGAGCTCAGTTAATTTTCATATCTATTTATCAAGTGATCACAGCTCTTGCACACTTGCTGACATCTCATTTGGTCCTTCAAATACAAGTACAGTTAGGCTGGATGCTGAGTGCCCCCAGCTGGTTGACAAAGGAACAGCAGAGCacagaaatatttttgttatatttttaaatagtaTTTAAAACGTCTTAAATGTTTACTTGTAATACAGACACTATATCTTTTTTCTaacgttttaaaaaataacatactttatagccaatttattaaataatttaaatacaatatatattttttaaataatctgtTAATTTacaacattttgaaatatattCCAAAATCATGATATACAGCTATTTATAATGACATTTGTATTGATTTAGCAATTCAATTATTTAATGTTTTGCATACAACAAATTTAAAATACATTATCATTTACTACATAATGGTTCTACAATATATGCATACTGGGACAATTtcagattttattttaaaattaaaaatacttaaTGGGACCGTTTCATACATTATTTCACATCTGCAGGAAAATAATTTGCATAATGTATAGGATTGTATTCGACTGGTTTCacgtaatattttattttagcaCAAAAAATACATATGCTTAGTTATCCTATACTTAATACtgctttgttttttgtgttgtttttttacattagtaaCACTGCAATCTAGTGCAATACTAATAGCAGTATTTGTataaagcaaataatatgcactGACCTGCATTAAGGTTGTAATGAATCCTCATTTATGTTTGTAGTGATGCCGGCAGACAGCGCGGCGGACCGGACGACGGGCGCGCATCCTCTACACACGGGTTTGATCCTAGGCGTTCTGCTCGTGATGCTCATCATGGTGGCGGGCGTAATGATTACGGTCTACATCTACCATCACCCGACGTCAGCTGCCAGTTTATTCCTGATCGAGGTGAGCCATATGCCACTGTTGGACGTTACGTAGGACTGCAAAGCAAAACATAAGAGTATAGTTAAGTAGTATCAGTAGTGTTTCAACGTGCCTCACCATGTGTCCTCAGAGACGGCCGAGCAGATGGCCGGCCATGAAGTTTCGCCGCGGATCGGGTCACCCGTCTTACGCAGAGGTGGAGCCGGCGGGCCACGAGAAGGAGGGCTTCATCGTGTCTGAGCAGTGCTGAGGGCCAAATATCCAGCCAGTGAGGGACATCGTCGCCGGGATCATCCCGAATCCGGAGAAGGGACTCGTTATTCTGAGCAACTGAGGAAGGAGACGCCACAGAAGGACTATGTAGCTGCCTTGACTGCGTCATTAATGGCAACGGCAGAGAatgatacatatatatttccaaGAACAATGTGTGAATGGATTTACACATTATTGTTGCGGGGGTTTTACAATATAGGCTTTGAATGTCCATTTTTTtctggttaattttttttttccacggcATGTTTACaggggccttttttttttaaacactacaCCTCTACTGCTCTTCAACTTTTCTACAGTTTTTATGTGCACACTAAACCTGCACAGCCCACATTAGTCACAGCAAACGCTACAAAATGATGGCTTTATTTGATTTGtggtattttttcatttattttactgttACCACAGTGAAAAATAATACCATAAATTTTAAGTAGTGATGTTATTAGAGATTAAAGAGCAACAGTATCTATAAGTCAACAATACCAAAATTGATTCCTTTTTTTCAGGAGGATTGTTACAAAAAGAAATTTAATGGGGAAAAACAATTACAATTTCTCCCATTAAAAATAGGACTTCACTCTTGTAAAATTACATACGccttcaaattatttattttatttacagattttttttttttttttttttttttttttgtctttggagCATGGTCCTTCTATGCTAGATTTTCAACAGATGATCGCACTCTGATCAATATTATTGGTTCTCAACGAATCAAATGAATACCTTTTTATgcaaattttattttacttttttacttttgctATCGTGCCATTTAGTGTCGAGAAGTTtgcacttttttcttttcttttttttttctacatgtgATACTAATGCAAAATGACAAGACAggcgtgtgtgagtgtgtgtacgACCAATCTATTTTCTTATTGTGTGTGAACGGATAAACAAACtgatataaataaaatacaaaggtTTTGGGTTTGTGATGGATTTCCACCAAACGGGTCTACGCtgatgaatcattaattgattagCCAGATTTATACAATGGTACTGCTTTTGATTCCTATGCTTTGATTGGAAAATTCTGTCGATTTCCTTTGTTTGAATTGGGCAACGTTTGCTTACTTTTGTAGTGTTTGGACAGGGAACGAATGGGGCCCTAACAATGCTCGCACATAATACTTTATAAAACAATATAACAATATACCAAGGCAAAACATTTGTAGATTCAGGTACTCAAGGCAAACATTTATAGTATGtgtgaacatactttttttttttttttttttttttttaaataaatgtggtTTTCTACTTCGTTGAAGTCTTATTTTCACACAAACTTTTATTAAAGAGTAACAGTTTAAAAACGTatatttttaaacacacatttcaCACATTGGCCCAATGctaaattaaaattaaacagAAAAATATTTGCAACGTAACattctttttaaacaaattaaaatcaCTTTTGTGTTGTATGCTGGCCAAAGACTACCATCTGTAGTTTATTATGTTAGCATGCTAGGCTAATCAGCAATTAGAAGCAAACCGCTCATTACCTGCAACTAATTTAATACAAAAATCGGTGTACGTGCTTGTATTGAAAAGCTATAAAGTGAATTTGGTAGGATACgatatgattttttattttaaggcataaaaaatatacaatacccAGCAGTTGAAGACGAGATGGCAACCTTAATTATCGCCCTTTCAAAAGTGAGTATGTCAGCTGTTTGCTTCCCCAACAGGTGCGGAATGGACACAATCCATCTCTCATTTTTGCAAGTGAACACTAGATGCTTAGTTTTAAACGATGGTTACACATAAATAATGCAATAATATTTATGGACGCCGTAAACAGCCAACTCATTTCTTGTCATTTATTCTGGTGGCAATTCTCcccatagatatcacatatatagaactagatgctaaaaagTCTTGAGTCTATAGCGTAAGTAAACAgtggccatcttaaagcagtagctgGCTCTACTGCAGTGAATGAGTTTCTCTACTAAAACCCTGGAATCGCCGAAATCTTGACGGTTTCAAAGTACACGATCCATTGACTGTATTTATCGAAGGTCACTGACAAAAATGGCTGACAAGTGGTAACTTTATGCTGCTGGAGTTTTTCATCATAATCCACaacaatgtcatttttgaaGCTACATCTTGTGGGTTGTATTTGGAATAATAAAACATGGTTAAAATACATGCTTTAATCATAGTAAACTCATTTTCTTATGATGCACCTGTACATTAAAGCATGGCCTATTAAAGGAGAAATAACACGTTGAGCAGATTAGAAATGAAACTTTTATTAGGAATTATTTTCAATGAGGActacaaaaacagaaaatgacagcaTGAATGAAAGGCAGACTATTGTCATCACTCTATCAATTCCACTGGGAGGTGTTTAAGGGGACACACAAACAAGCACATTTTTGTACAATATAAAACAGCAATGAGACCCCAGCCTGCCCATGCACACTTCATTGTCTTTATATTACAACAGCCCCATCAGCTCCGTTACACTACAATGTGACGTGGCGGCGTTGGTGGTGCTTTCAAAGGTAGTCTTCGGCGTCAGTGTTTGCTCTTTTTGGATTTTTTGTGAGACCGGCTATGCGGGGACCTAGACTTGGAACGGGATTTCTTGGACGACTTTTTGGGAGTACGGGAGCGCGACCGTCGTGACCGCTTGGGTGTGCGAGGTGATGACGGCGATCTAGGAGAGCAAAAAGTTCAAATTAATGATATAAAATTACACACCAATATAACATAAAACATCTTAAAAACATGCATCACCtgcattactttttttaattgtcattgACTGATAAGCATCACCATCCTTCCACACAGCGTCCATTTTGTGTGTTACCTTTTTGAAGTCTTTTTGACCACGGATCGGGGCGAGTCCTTGTGGGATGAGCGCGACGACGTGTCCTTTGAGAATGAGCGCTCGGACCTCTCTGAGCGAGGGGACGGTGAGCGGCCCCGTCTGCTACTGCTGCCACTGCCACGGGTGGGGCTGGGAGAGTTGCTGTGTCGCCGCTTCCTTTCCGCAGCCGGGGAAGAGTACCTGTCGAGACAGAAAATGAGTGAACGATTGCTTCGAGAGGGGGGCACACCAAGTGCTTGTTTGACTCACTTGTCTTTCCTGGTCGGCGTGTCTTCCTTTTCCTTCTTCAAGTCTTTTAGCCTTGCATCCGATTTCTCCTTGTCCTTCTTCTCTCGCTCTTTCTCCCGCTCCAATTTCTCCTTTTCTTTCTCCTGCCGCAATGCgacaaatatatttaaaaagttGACCATCATGTTTTGTGGTGTATCTACTTGCATTTTCTGAACCGATTCAAAGTATCTCAAtcgtaaaggggaagttcagaatttttgacatacgTCTTAATTTTAAGGTTAGCGGGGATTAAATTAGTCGATCAGTTTGTTGGTTATTTGCTAGttgcagggctctggagtggctaggctagcatgccaataaaaaaaaacaacatatgcatgcATAAGAATctcaccgatgacccatgcagtcaatagtgttggctatgttttcaggatcatGTTATTAAAACTTAGCATTGCATGTCAAGAATTTTAGTATGAACAGGAACATTTGTAATCTAGCAGCTCTGCGGGGAACAAGCTGTCTATGCAAGCAGGGTGGGGTGACAATACATCGTTTTTTTCACCtgtgatttttttgggtgggaaTAAAAGGgagccctcctcctcctccaaataAATCACCCTGACGCCCTGTACCGTTTATCCGACTATGTTAGATctagttttttattggcatgcaagCAAGCACCAATGACCCGGGATTGCTGAGCAACTCAGCGGCCCtgcaactaacaaataacaaagTGCACGTaatttgttgaaaccaactccactgactaatatgcatgtgccggtatgagattttgaaggtacgataaccgtgggcaaaaataccgcggtttcacggtattgcaattatagctccaaaatgtgttattttgagaagtatgggttaaaaaatatatattttttccgttgaacaggattttttttttttttcagaacatagttgcaaattggaacatgaatatattgttaaaataaattatcaataaaaaaaacaaatattttaaataaaattaaaataaatataacttgtagactatacccacagccacagctcaagttgctcaagattagcgcaacaacaaaataatttctataaaaaagtaaaaacacttctgaataaaaatttttttttcaattctacTGCATGacgtttttttgagggtggaaaagcttaagtgaaatttcgccattttcagccactgtgtcagctctagtctacatgatgtcatgcctatgtgttaaaaaacaaagaattcataagttaataagttagttaaaaatctataagttaaagtgtaaatattgttgtgaaaaggtttcatcaaaaaaaaaaaaaaaaaaaaaaaaaaaaaaaaaaaaaaaaacagaaaaaaaaaacagagtgagacctctccatgATCCAGCGAATGTGGATTTGTGCCTAGGGCAAGagcatctttcgcaattagcgatctttgatgctattcccttttccccttcattcaagcgaatcaagcttgttttctcactctgcggctgtaacactcgacgaagttgcacTCCCAGCTAAACCTAGGCTCACActcgtctttgtaagcttttagttagtttgtatattgaattcgaaaggaaaatgtgtgttttgtttttggcgaactttttcatgaagctaatctgttgaagctactcacacatggaaaaatacaattacgttttaaatgtattaattttgtatattccacttaccttgatttgagagctcaataaattgaagaaaagtacgcctaatgtttggagtatttgtttttgtcttCGCCTGCTGTCTAGCCGATAGAGTCACTTTcacagcgaataccgtactatggTCTGACGGaagattttagtggttttgaaaccgcgacgttttcacaccacggtaaaccgtgaaactggtaaccggcacatgcctaccgaCTAATTAACCCCCGCTAATTTGAAAATTAAACCTcatgtcaaaaattctaaacttcccctttaaacctACCTTCTGCAATAGTTTGTCTCTATAATGTTCCACCTGCTCCTGAAAGCTCTGCCCAGGCTTCTTGGGCCTTTTTCCCGATTCCAGCTCGTCTTGGAACTTCATGACTTTCACCTGGATGGGAATGTTGTCACATTGTTACAGTCCAAAAAGGtatatttggggaaatttcatttaattttacaCTTCAAAAAACAATTATTGTGCCTCTACAACTGTTTTCTAGTGTCTCACCTCGATCTCTCGTAGCTTGGTTCGCTTCTCCTCGTTCATTTCGGACAGTTTGGCCTTCAGGTCCGCGTCATCCCTGATGGGATTAGAATAACTTGGAGTGGCAGTCGCCGAACGGGGGCTCTTCTCGTCATCACTGTTCTCCGCATACCTTCGAGCATGCACAAGCCTGTTAAATTGCAGTACAAGCGACTGTTGTCTGACTGCTGAGGTAATAAACCCCCCCTTACCTTTTTGGCTCTTCGGGTTGATCAAATGCTTCCCATTTTGAGGTGGTTACAGCTGAAGGCCAGACAAACGACAATGTGTTAAAACAGAAATTactacatttaaaaatgaagagGTTTGACGGGTCTAACCTTGAGACTCCAGCTCAGACTCGTCCACCGCTTCCCATTTTGAAGGCGCCACCTTGAAAGTGACCTCCTTTGATTGGTCGACTTGAAAATGGAGGACAAATTGCGTGTCAGAAATTGTTTTGAAAATAGTCACTGAAGCAAAAGTTTAACTGAAAGTTCATTTGGCGTTTTCCACCACTTACAAGGTACCCCGTCGATATCCTCCTCCATGGTCCTAATGGGAACGCCGTCCAGGTCGTCCAGGGGGGCTCCGTCGATTACGTTCCCATCGATGGGCCCCCCGTCAATTGGCAACCCATCCATGTCTTCGATCGGCGAGCCGTCTACGTACTCCCCTATTGGCGCGCCGTCGATGTCCTCCGTTGGCTCGGGCTGCACAAATAGTCAAGTGTTAGATTGGCATGATGCATTTATTAATCTAATTTTTATCTTTACATTCACCACTAGGTGAAACCCACATAAGGCAGAGGATATGCATTCGGTTCAATCTGTCTGTATGCTTGATGTTCAAGAGAACTCAAGCGCAGAtgaagggattattatcaaacttgcagaaTATGTTTGCAATATAAAATAGAATAAATTAAATTTGAGGGTTAAGGAGGtgagaaaattaattttgcaaTACAAAAGATTGGGCTTTCAACTCAAATTTGCAGGGTAGTGATATGATGTGAAGAAAAACTTTCATATTTAAATGGACTGCCCtctctatatatttaatttaccTCTACAGGTACTCCTACAGGTTCCTTTTCGGGTGCCAGGTTCACGAGACCTAGAAATATGTTCTGCAATCTGATTAGGAAGGGGTCAGGATACACGGCCCAGTCCTCCCACGCTCGGAAGCAGGACATCACACGTTGCTGTAACCATGGAGGCAAGTCGGCTCAGTCACAGAAAAACAGTCTGAATTTATAGAAGTGTTTTGCTTGCGTATCCCTGCGCATACCTTAAAATTTTCACTCTGAAGGTGACCTTGGATGGTTTTGTACGTGGCGTTAAGGTCTGCAAAAATCTGGCCGAGTTTTACTTCAAAACTGTAAGCGAAAGGTGGAAATGTCGCAGTTTAATAAAGTATAGGGGCATTTGCACAAAAAATGGAAACACCCCTATGGAGGCAGATTTTAGCAATTTGAGGTAAAATGATCTGCTATCATTATAAAATAAGAACATTTTGCTGAATACTCACTATTTTCTGTAGTAGGAAGCATTGGCTACTTTGGCAGAGGAGTTGTATAGTACGTCTGACACGAGATATAACCGTGCAATCTGAAAGAATGACAAAAGTGTTTGTGTGACACGACTGAGAGGATGTTTAAGATAATTATGATGAGAATACGTTGTGTTTACCTTCTTGGGGAGAGGGGTCTTGAGGATTGAAAGAGATTCCGTGACACATTCCACGATTTCCTCGGCAGCCTCGGCGTGAGTGAGACAAAACAACATGGCCTCAGCGACGTCGCCCCTCCTTGGCGTCAAGCCGCGGAGCATCTCCTCTAGCTTGTCTCGTTCACTTCGACACAAAGACGAATTTCAAATTTTGTCAGGAAATCATAGCTTTTCAAACACACAGCTACTAGTACTCTATTATCACATCATGTCTTACTCTTCTTTTAAGCTGCCTTTCTTGAGCGAGTCCTCATCTTCCTCCTCATCATCACCGTCATCGTACGGACCGTGGAGGTATGGATTGAGTGGCGGCGGGCGCCAAAGCGACCCGTTTTTAAACATTCGAAAGTCGTCTGTCCGCCATTTAACTGGTGCTTCACCCTAGAAAAATCAGATATGACAATATCAAAACAATGACTGGAGACCACCACGAGATCCTTGATATAGGTTAACATAGTATAGTCAAACAAAATTCTACTCTGCACTGTGTTAAAAAACTAACCTGCAGTATTGTGTAGAGCTTCCACCTATAGTAAACATGCGCTGGACTCTGGTTCTCAAACAGAAACCTTCAGGAgagaagaaaaatgaaaatgtcaTAACAGCAGAGAGGATGCTTTACAAGTCTGTTGGATGGGGAGCAAGCTAACTGACCTGTACATGGGGTTGTTTATTTCCCTGTTCATTATCATAGCTTCAAACATGGGGCCTTCACGCACCACAAACTCGATCATTCGGTGGATTAGAGAGAGCAAATTCCTACAAGAAAGACACAGTTAAAGCGAACAGATTCAGACCGGCTGGGAAGTACACATGGCTAAACTAAACAACATTTCTATTTATGCTAGGTGGTTTAAAATGAACAATTGCCTCTCAAACGAAAATATAAAAGTAACGAACTTTAAATGAACTACTCTAGTACAGAGCCCCAAAGGTACATcggcagaaataaaataatctGGTGCgcgccagaaactatctggtaaaaatttgcattatatagcatttaagccagcggacttttgctatgaaagttagccagTCACGACAAcgtaacaattggctaactttcatagcaaaagtccacaatcttaaatgctataaaatgctaacct from Corythoichthys intestinalis isolate RoL2023-P3 chromosome 20, ASM3026506v1, whole genome shotgun sequence includes the following:
- the u2surp gene encoding U2 snRNP-associated SURP motif-containing protein isoform X1; this encodes MAERTPGGSQKASAKALLESKLKSFSIGKMAKRTLSKKEQDEIKKKEDERAAAEIYEEFLAAFEGGGEGKIKAFVRGGIANATKEEAATDEKRGKLYKPKSRFEYQTKSILPLETPTQFVPLDKRHSIKKTNEKEKKKSNLELFKEELKQIQEERDERHKMKGRVSRFEPLGGTEGRRSSDGFSRRNRPSSVLDDCAPGSHDVGDPSTTNLYLGNINPQMNEEMLCQEFGRYGPLASVKIMWPRTDEERARERNCGFVAFMNRRDAERALKNLNGKMIMNFEMKLGWGKGVPIPPHPIYIPPSMMEHTLPPPPSGLPFNAQPRERLKNPNAPLVPPPKNKEDFEKTLSQAIVKVVIPTERNLLSLIHRMIEFVVREGPMFEAMIMNREINNPMYRFLFENQSPAHVYYRWKLYTILQGEAPVKWRTDDFRMFKNGSLWRPPPLNPYLHGPYDDGDDEEEDEDSLKKGSLKEDERDKLEEMLRGLTPRRGDVAEAMLFCLTHAEAAEEIVECVTESLSILKTPLPKKIARLYLVSDVLYNSSAKVANASYYRKYFEVKLGQIFADLNATYKTIQGHLQSENFKQRVMSCFRAWEDWAVYPDPFLIRLQNIFLGLVNLAPEKEPVGVPVEPEPTEDIDGAPIGEYVDGSPIEDMDGLPIDGGPIDGNVIDGAPLDDLDGVPIRTMEEDIDGVPFDQSKEVTFKVAPSKWEAVDESELESQAVTTSKWEAFDQPEEPKRLVHARRYAENSDDEKSPRSATATPSYSNPIRDDADLKAKLSEMNEEKRTKLREIEVKVMKFQDELESGKRPKKPGQSFQEQVEHYRDKLLQKEKEKEKLEREKEREKKDKEKSDARLKDLKKEKEDTPTRKDKYSSPAAERKRRHSNSPSPTRGSGSSSRRGRSPSPRSERSERSFSKDTSSRSSHKDSPRSVVKKTSKRSPSSPRTPKRSRRSRSRTPKKSSKKSRSKSRSPHSRSHKKSKKSKH
- the u2surp gene encoding U2 snRNP-associated SURP motif-containing protein isoform X6 gives rise to the protein MPHWSHHPKTRRILRRNLLSLIHRMIEFVVREGPMFEAMIMNREINNPMYRFLFENQSPAHVYYRWKLYTILQGEAPVKWRTDDFRMFKNGSLWRPPPLNPYLHGPYDDGDDEEEDEDSLKKGSLKEDERDKLEEMLRGLTPRRGDVAEAMLFCLTHAEAAEEIVECVTESLSILKTPLPKKIARLYLVSDVLYNSSAKVANASYYRKYFEVKLGQIFADLNATYKTIQGHLQSENFKQRVMSCFRAWEDWAVYPDPFLIRLQNIFLGLVNLAPEKEPVGVPVEPEPTEDIDGAPIGEYVDGSPIEDMDGLPIDGGPIDGNVIDGAPLDDLDGVPIRTMEEDIDGVPFDQSKEVTFKVAPSKWEAVDESELESQAVTTSKWEAFDQPEEPKRLVHARRYAENSDDEKSPRSATATPSYSNPIRDDADLKAKLSEMNEEKRTKLREIEVKVMKFQDELESGKRPKKPGQSFQEQVEHYRDKLLQKEKEKEKLEREKEREKKDKEKSDARLKDLKKEKEDTPTRKDKYSSPAAERKRRHSNSPSPTRGSGSSSRRGRSPSPRSERSERSFSKDTSSRSSHKDSPRSVVKKTSKRSPSSPRTPKRSRRSRSRTPKKSSKKSRSKSRSPHSRSHKKSKKSKH